A genomic stretch from Microtus pennsylvanicus isolate mMicPen1 chromosome 11, mMicPen1.hap1, whole genome shotgun sequence includes:
- the Cdrt4 gene encoding CMT1A duplicated region transcript 4 protein: protein MFLWDFGSICLLGQALQVDGPESPGSFLTISATCDPDAGWEAQVGFYSHSIKGGRPLQFFEALQSVQVLLNHRVSFLVELTENLELPVTLLENHNPWPAYVTYTSPAVRRLIDKSRARDLECIHSYEETIKPTRLNKPSFMHLKREKSSKSSELLLKDALSESRQSTWEPCSATNMSSTLLPEPTQSQMEVREGPTSNYNKIIFSRRPVMRKLPYGLLQASKEPHAKA, encoded by the exons ATGTTTTTATGGGACTTTGGCAG CATCTGCTTGCTTGGACAAGCTCTCCAGGTGGACGGACCT GAGTCTCCTGGCAGCTTTCTGACCATCTCAGCCACTTGTGACCCAGATGCAGGCTGGGAAGCACAA GTTGGGTTTTATTCCCACTCAATAAAGGGGGGAAGACCCCTGCAGTTCTTTGAGGCATTGCAGAGTGTGCAAGTGCTTCTAAACCACCGTGTTTCTTTTCTAgtggaactcacagaaaacctCGAACTCCCCGTGACACTGCTTGAAAACCACAACCCCTGGCCAGCCTATGTCACGTACACCTCTCCAGCAGTAAGGCGCCTCATTGACAAAAGCAGGGCCCGGGACCTGGAGTGCATTCATTCTTATGAGGAGACCATCAAACCCACAAGGCTGAACAAACCTAGTTTCATGCATCTGAAGAGGGAGAAGTCATCCAAGTCCTCAGAGCTCTTGCTCAAGGATGCCCTATCTGAGTCCAGGCAATCCACGTGGGAACCTTGCTCTGCCACAAACATGAGTTCCACACTCCTTCCAGAACCTACACAATCACAGATGGAAGTCAGAGAGGGTCCCACATCCAACTACAACAAGATCATCTTCTCCAGGAGGCCTGTGATGAGGAAGCTCCCCTATGGCTTACTGCAGGCCAGCAAGGAGCCGCATGCCAAAGCTTAG